The Streptomyces hundungensis genome contains the following window.
CGCGGCCACTTTTTGCACAGTTCCCCGCGCCCCTGAAAACCCGTTGCCGTCTGCGGGCCGTGCGTGTCTGGTCGCGCAGTTCCTCGCGCCCCTGACTACTCGGTGCTGGGCAGCACTTCAGCCTGTCCGGCGATTGAGGACGAGCGCCGTTCAGGCGCGATCGGGGTCTGGGGCGGAGCCCCAGGGCCCCTTTTTCGGGTGCGGGCCGTGGGTGGCTGGTCGCGCAGTTCCCCGCGCCCCTTAACCACTTGGCGCTGGGCAGCACTTCAGCCTGTCCGGCGATTGAGGACGAGCGCCCTTGAGGCGCGAACGGGGTCTGGGGCGGAGCCCCAGGGAGCCCGGAACCAACCAACCCGCTGCACGGGCGGGTGGGTGGGAAGACGCGCCCGGGGTCTGGGGCGGAGCCCCGGCTGCCGGCGCGCACGTCGCTTGGGCCCGCCTCCGGGGTTGCCGAGGGCGGGCCCAAGTCGTGTTCTCAGTAGGCCAGTTGGGGCGACGGCGCAGGGTGGATTCCCAGGGTGGTCAGGGCGGTCGACGGGGACTCCTTCGCTGTGCCCCGCGCGGCCAGATATCCGTCGGGGCGGATCAGGAGCCAGGTGCCCGAGGGGGCGCCCAGGGCAGTGGACAGGTGGCCGGCCGGGTCGGACAGGGCGTCCGGGCCGGGGGCGTTGACCGTGCGGACGCGTACCGAGGGGCCGAAGTGGTCCTCGGGGGCCGGGCCGAAGGTGAGCAACAGCCATTGCGGGCGCTGGAGTTCGGACACCAGCTCCTGCCAGCCGGGGCTCGCGGCCAGGTCCGGTGCCGTGACCCGGGCCACCCGCTCGCCGGGGCGTACCCCGGCGGAGGGGGTCGAGGCGTGGGCGAGCGGGCCCGCCGCGTAGCCGAGGCCGAGCGCCGACATGCCGCCCATGATCTTGCGCTGGATGCGGCCCTTGACGGGCGGCAGCGAACGCAGCACCGTGAACGCGGCGCGCAGCGCGGCCGCCGCCCTGCGGCTGCGCAACTGGACCAGCATCGTCGCCATCTTGGTGGTGCGCAGCAACTCCGCCCCCACCGGCACCCGTTCGTCGCTGTAACTGTCCAGAAGGGCCTCCGGGGCCTCGCCGCGCAGGACCGTGGCGAGCTTCCAGGACAGGTTGACCGCGTCCTGGACACCGGTGTTCATGCCCTGCCCGGAGGCCGGGCTGTGGACGTGCGCGGCGTCACCGGCCAGCAGGACACGGCCGTTGCGCATCTGGCCGATCATGCGCTGCTGGATGGTGAACACCGAGACCCAGGACGGCGATTCGACCACCGCGGGCCTGCCCGTGCCGGTGCTGATCTTCGCCGAGAAGCGCCGCGCCACCATCGCGTCGTCGCCGCCGTAGGACGTCTCCGCCGTGTCGAGCAGGCGCCACTTGCCGGGCTCGGGGAACGGCACCATCATCACGGTGCCGGTGGGCGTACGCATCCAGTGGATGCTGTCCTTGGGCAGGTCGCAGTGGACGGTGGCGTCCGCGATGAGCCAGGTCTCGCTCGACTCCCCTTCGAGTTTCAGGCCGAGCTGCTTGCGGATCGTGCTGTGGCCGCCGTCCGTGCCGACCAGCCAGTCGACCGTCATCGTCTCGGCGAAACCGTCGGCGTGGACGAGGTGGGCCCGTACGCCGTCGGAGCCCAGGTCCTCGAACTCCGTGAGCCGTACGCCCCACTCGATCTCCACACCCCGGCGGGCCGTCGCGGTCCGCAGCACCTCCTCGGTGATGACTTGGTCGACCATGAGCGTGAAGGGGAAGCGGGTGGGCAGCCGGCTGTAGTCCGTGTCGAAGCGGATCAGGCGCCGGCCGTTCTGGTGCAGCGTGAAGTGCTCCACGCGCTGGCCGCGCGGAAGCAGCTCGTCCAGGATGCCCATCTGGTCGTACGTCTCCAGGGTGCGGGCGTGCGTGGCGAGCGCCCGGCTGGTGGTGGCCGGGCCGGCCGCCGCGTCCACGAGCCGGACCCGGACGCCGTGCCGGGCCAGCTCGTGGGCGGCGCTGAGACCGACCGGGCCGGCGCCCACGACCAGCACCTGGGGTGCGGGCGCCGTCGCGTCGAGCTGTGTCACTTCTGGCCCTCCTGCGGCGCGTGCTTGACCGCCTTCCACCAGCCGGGGTTGTCCCGGTACCAGGCGGCGGTCTCGGCGAGGCCGTCCTCGAAGGAGATGCGCGGCGCGTAGCCGAGCTCCTCGGCGATCTTCGCCTCGCTGAGCGAGTAGCGCAGGTCGTGGCCCTTGCGGTCGGCGACCCGGACCACCTTCGACCAGTCGTTGCCGGTCAGCTCCAGGAGACGCTCGGTGATCTGGCGGTTGGTCTGCTCGTTGCCGCCGCCCACGTTGTAGATCTCGCCTGCGCGGCCCTTGGTGAGGACGAGCTGGATGGCGCGGCAGTGGTCGTCGACGTGCAGCCACTCGCGGATGTTGGCTCCCTCGCCGTACAGCGGGACCGTCTCGCCTTCGAGGAGGTTGGTCACGAAGCGCGGGATGAGCTTCTCGGGGTGCTGGTAGGGGCCGTAGTTGTTGGAGCAGCGGGTGATCGACACGTTCAGGCCGTGGGTGCGCCAGTAGGCGCGGGTGATCAGGTCCGAGCCCGCCTTGGAGGCGGCGTAGGGGGAGTTGGGCAGGAGCGGCCACTCCTCGGTCCAGGAACCCTCGTCGATGGAGCCGTACACCTCGTCGGTGGAGACGTGCACCACGCGCTGGACGCCGGCGCGCAGGGCGGCCTCCATCACGTTCTGGGTGCCGCCGACGTTGGTGGCGATGAACTCGGCGGCCGACTCCAGGGAGCGGTCCACATGGGACTCCGCCGCGAAGTGGACGACCGCGTCGTGGCCGGGGAACAGCTCCAGAAGCAGCTCCAGGTCGCAGATGTCGCCCTCGACGAAGGCCAGGCGGGGGTGCGAGGCGGGCAGGTTGTCACGGTTGCCCGCGTAGGTGAGCTTGTCGAGGACGGTGACCTCGGCACTCTCGTAGCCCTCGTAGCCGCCGTCGAGGAGCGTGCGGACGTAGTGCGAGCCGATGAAGCCCGCGCCGCCGGTCACCAGGATCTTGTTCATGCCGCTCTTCTCCGTGCCGTTCTTCTCCGTGCCGTTCTCGTCCGTGCCGTTCTTGTCCGTGCCGGGGTGCGTCATGCCGCGACCTCCACGCGGGTGTGGTCGCCGACCACCAGGCGGTGGTGTCGGCTGGCCAGGTCGATGCCGGTGACCGCCGCGGACCTGCCGAGCAGGGAGCCGTGCAGGCCCCGCACCGCGGAGATCGTCGCACCGTCCAGGGCGATCGAGTAGTCGAGATGGGTGCCGGACAGGACACAGTCCCGGCCGATGGACGTGTGCGGCCCGACGTGGCTGTCCTCCAGGACCGTGCCCGCGCCGATGACGACCGGGCCCTCCACGAAGGACCGCGTGATCCTCGCGCCGGCCTCGACGACGACCGCGCCGATCAGCACGCTCTGGTCGTCGACCTCGCCGTCCACCCGGCGCTCGATGCCGTCGAGGAGCATCTGGTTGCACTCCAGGACGTCCTCGACGCGGCCGGTGTCCTTCCAGTACCCGCGGTACTCCTGGGCCCGGACGGTCGAGCCGTTGGTGACCAGCCACTGGATGGCGTCGGTGATCTCCAGCTCGCCGCGCGCGCTCGGCACGATCGAGTCGACCGCCTCGTGGATGGCCGGGGTGAAGAAGTAGACGCCGATGAGCGCCAGGTTGGAGCGCGGCACCGGGGGCTTCTCGACGAGCCGCTCCACGACGCCCGTCGCGTCGACCTCCGCGACGCCGAAGGCGCGCGGGTCCTCGACCTGGGCGACCAGGACCTGGGCGGCCGGGCGCAGCGCGTGGAACTCGGCGGCGGCCTCGGTGATGCCCTCCGGGAGCATGTTGTCGCCGAGGTACATCACGAAGTCGTCGTCACCGAGGAAGTCCTGGGCGAGCTGCACGCACTGGGCGAGACCCTTGGGGCTCTCCTGCGGGATGTAGGTGATCTCGACGCCGAGCCGGGAGCCGTCGCCGAGTGCCTCGGCTATCTCCTCGACGTGGTTGCCGACGATGATGCCGATCTCGGTGACACCGAGGTCGCGGATGTTGTCGAGCACCCGCTCCAGGACGGGCTTGTTGGCGATCGGGATGAGCTGCTTGGGCATGGAGTAGCTGAACGGGCGCAGTCGGCTTCCCGTACCGCCGCTCAGAACCAGAGCCTTCATGGAGGGGTCCTCTTCTGTGGGGTTCTTGCCGGGTTCTGTCGTGATCAACGCATCAACAGGCGGATGAATGGGGGACGTTGGAGGCCGTGTACGCCCCCGCGGTCGTGGGTCAGGCGGCGGGCACCAGCCGGACGGAGGAAAGGGCGGCCTGGGTGAGGCTCTCCACCAGACCCGCGAACGTGTCGGTGGCCTCGTGCAGCAGGGCCTCGGTGTCGGGCTCCAGGCCGGCGAAGCCGCCCGGTCCCTTGCGGATGCCGCCCGCGTGCACGAAGAACGACTCCGAGACCGCCCGCGGCTTCATCGACATCAGCACCGGCCGCAGCCCGTAGTCGAGGGCCAGCACATGGGCGAGCGAGCCGCCGGTGGCCAGCGGCAGCACCACCTTGCCCTCCAGGGCGAACTGCGGCAGTACGTCCAGGAAGGACTTGAGCAGCCCCGAGTAGCCCGCCTTGTAGACCGGGGTGGCCAGCACGATGGCGTCGGCCCGCGCGAACTGGTCCGCTGCTTCGGCGAGTTGGGGGTGGTGGGCATCGGCCCGCAGGAGTTCGGCCGCGGGCAGGGTGCGTACGGCGAGCGTCTCCACCCGGTGCCCGCGGTCGGCCAGCCGGTCCGCCGCGAGGGTGAGTACCTGGTGGGTGCTGGAGACCGGCGAGGGACTGCCGGAGACGGCGAGGATCGTCGCCATGGACAACCTCCTGATCAAGGATGGGGAGAGGCGCTTGGGTTCGGGGGCGGGCGGGCCGCCCGGGGTCAGGCGGCCAGGACCGGCTCGGCGGCCCGCGCGGCCTCGCGGCGGACCGCGGCGACGCGCTCCAGGGAGGCGAGCACCAGACGGGGGTCGGCGACGAAGTCCACCAGGCAGGCGATCTCGTCGACGCCGGCCGCGCGCACCCGGCGGGCGGTCTCGGTGCACTCCTCGACCGAGCCGATCAGGGAGTTCCCGGAGAGGTAGCGGTTGACGCCGAGCTCGGCGAGCTTGCGCTGCGCCTTCACGGCGGACAGCACCTCGCGGCCCTGCTTGTTGCCGCTCATGCGGCCGCCGGCCTCGACCGCGAGGGCCTCCAGGTCGATGGCGGAGAGCAGATAGTCGCGCAGGGCGCCGCCGCCCACCTCGCGGGCGGTCGCCGCGTCGTCGGCGACGTAGGTGTGCATCATGACCGTGACCTTGCCCGGCCCGTCCCAGCCGGCCTCGGCGCGCGCCGACCGGTACAGGGCGATCTTGTCGCCGAGCGATTCGACGTCCTGGTTCT
Protein-coding sequences here:
- a CDS encoding FAD-dependent oxidoreductase, which gives rise to MTQLDATAPAPQVLVVGAGPVGLSAAHELARHGVRVRLVDAAAGPATTSRALATHARTLETYDQMGILDELLPRGQRVEHFTLHQNGRRLIRFDTDYSRLPTRFPFTLMVDQVITEEVLRTATARRGVEIEWGVRLTEFEDLGSDGVRAHLVHADGFAETMTVDWLVGTDGGHSTIRKQLGLKLEGESSETWLIADATVHCDLPKDSIHWMRTPTGTVMMVPFPEPGKWRLLDTAETSYGGDDAMVARRFSAKISTGTGRPAVVESPSWVSVFTIQQRMIGQMRNGRVLLAGDAAHVHSPASGQGMNTGVQDAVNLSWKLATVLRGEAPEALLDSYSDERVPVGAELLRTTKMATMLVQLRSRRAAAALRAAFTVLRSLPPVKGRIQRKIMGGMSALGLGYAAGPLAHASTPSAGVRPGERVARVTAPDLAASPGWQELVSELQRPQWLLLTFGPAPEDHFGPSVRVRTVNAPGPDALSDPAGHLSTALGAPSGTWLLIRPDGYLAARGTAKESPSTALTTLGIHPAPSPQLAY
- the rfbB gene encoding dTDP-glucose 4,6-dehydratase, encoding MNKILVTGGAGFIGSHYVRTLLDGGYEGYESAEVTVLDKLTYAGNRDNLPASHPRLAFVEGDICDLELLLELFPGHDAVVHFAAESHVDRSLESAAEFIATNVGGTQNVMEAALRAGVQRVVHVSTDEVYGSIDEGSWTEEWPLLPNSPYAASKAGSDLITRAYWRTHGLNVSITRCSNNYGPYQHPEKLIPRFVTNLLEGETVPLYGEGANIREWLHVDDHCRAIQLVLTKGRAGEIYNVGGGNEQTNRQITERLLELTGNDWSKVVRVADRKGHDLRYSLSEAKIAEELGYAPRISFEDGLAETAAWYRDNPGWWKAVKHAPQEGQK
- a CDS encoding glucose-1-phosphate thymidylyltransferase gives rise to the protein MKALVLSGGTGSRLRPFSYSMPKQLIPIANKPVLERVLDNIRDLGVTEIGIIVGNHVEEIAEALGDGSRLGVEITYIPQESPKGLAQCVQLAQDFLGDDDFVMYLGDNMLPEGITEAAAEFHALRPAAQVLVAQVEDPRAFGVAEVDATGVVERLVEKPPVPRSNLALIGVYFFTPAIHEAVDSIVPSARGELEITDAIQWLVTNGSTVRAQEYRGYWKDTGRVEDVLECNQMLLDGIERRVDGEVDDQSVLIGAVVVEAGARITRSFVEGPVVIGAGTVLEDSHVGPHTSIGRDCVLSGTHLDYSIALDGATISAVRGLHGSLLGRSAAVTGIDLASRHHRLVVGDHTRVEVAA
- the ssuE gene encoding NADPH-dependent FMN reductase produces the protein MATILAVSGSPSPVSSTHQVLTLAADRLADRGHRVETLAVRTLPAAELLRADAHHPQLAEAADQFARADAIVLATPVYKAGYSGLLKSFLDVLPQFALEGKVVLPLATGGSLAHVLALDYGLRPVLMSMKPRAVSESFFVHAGGIRKGPGGFAGLEPDTEALLHEATDTFAGLVESLTQAALSSVRLVPAA